From one Erythrobacter sp. HKB08 genomic stretch:
- a CDS encoding wax ester/triacylglycerol synthase family O-acyltransferase, with protein MRQLQGMDASFVALETRNSPMHIGSILIYNPETAPGGFVRFKDILGFLDDRMKMSKTLRQRLVRVPFDLDYPYWVEDPDFDLEYHVRHVALPKPGDWRQLCIQAARIFARPLDLERPPWEFTVVEGLDNVEGIPKGSYAYITKVHHAAIDGMSGIDLMEVTHTLNPGDPPPDFPDTWKPEKIPNAVELLGKSYFNAMTNPLKQLEVAAKAAPGIANAIKGLVTKEFDLSREMIAPKTRFNRKISPHRVVEGRSFPLAEIKAIRALVPDSKVNDVFLAIIGGAMRRYLESKKELPDKTLTAMAPISVRSSGEKGDMGNQVAAMVAPLGTHIADAAERLAYVHNRTTNSKAMTDAIGARNMTEVSKVSPALYMALGAQLYTRLSLANRGVGPIFTTVVTNVPGPPVPIYSAGARLESMMGLICLTDGMGLAHVVQSYTKEATISFTADREMMPDPEFYVECIEKSFEELKAAAAKAADPKTKKKPAAKAKAPAKRKPAAKAAAKTTKPAPKKRVASKPAAAKTATKTGTKTKTARSKAAGSRKGTSKK; from the coding sequence TTGCGCCAGCTGCAGGGCATGGATGCCAGCTTCGTTGCGCTCGAAACGCGCAACTCGCCGATGCACATCGGCTCGATCCTGATATACAATCCCGAGACGGCGCCCGGAGGTTTCGTCCGGTTCAAGGACATCCTCGGTTTCCTAGATGACCGAATGAAGATGTCGAAGACACTGCGCCAACGGCTGGTGCGGGTGCCGTTCGACCTCGACTATCCCTACTGGGTCGAGGACCCGGATTTCGATCTCGAATACCATGTGCGCCACGTTGCACTGCCCAAGCCGGGCGACTGGCGGCAGCTGTGCATTCAGGCGGCGCGCATCTTCGCCCGCCCGCTCGACCTCGAGCGCCCGCCATGGGAATTCACCGTGGTCGAAGGTCTCGACAATGTCGAAGGCATCCCGAAGGGCAGCTATGCCTACATCACGAAGGTCCACCATGCCGCGATCGACGGGATGAGCGGGATCGACCTGATGGAGGTCACCCACACGCTCAACCCAGGCGACCCGCCCCCGGATTTCCCCGACACATGGAAGCCGGAGAAGATTCCCAACGCGGTCGAACTGCTCGGCAAGAGCTATTTCAACGCGATGACCAACCCGCTCAAGCAACTTGAAGTCGCGGCGAAGGCAGCTCCGGGTATCGCCAATGCGATCAAGGGGCTGGTCACCAAGGAGTTCGACCTGTCGCGCGAGATGATCGCGCCGAAAACGCGCTTCAATCGCAAGATTTCGCCCCACCGCGTGGTCGAGGGGCGCAGTTTTCCGCTCGCCGAGATCAAGGCGATCCGCGCGCTGGTGCCCGACAGCAAGGTCAACGATGTGTTCCTCGCCATCATCGGCGGGGCGATGCGGCGCTACCTCGAAAGCAAGAAGGAACTGCCGGACAAGACGCTGACCGCAATGGCGCCGATTTCGGTGCGCTCGTCGGGCGAGAAGGGCGACATGGGCAACCAGGTCGCCGCCATGGTCGCTCCGCTCGGCACGCACATAGCCGATGCTGCGGAACGGCTGGCCTATGTCCACAACCGGACGACCAATTCCAAGGCGATGACCGATGCCATCGGTGCGCGCAACATGACAGAGGTCAGCAAGGTAAGCCCTGCCCTCTACATGGCGCTCGGCGCGCAGCTCTACACGCGCCTCAGCCTCGCCAATCGCGGGGTCGGCCCGATTTTCACCACGGTAGTGACCAATGTGCCTGGCCCACCGGTGCCGATCTATTCCGCCGGTGCAAGGCTCGAAAGCATGATGGGGCTGATCTGCCTGACCGACGGTATGGGTCTCGCCCATGTCGTGCAGAGCTACACCAAGGAAGCGACGATCAGCTTCACCGCCGACCGCGAAATGATGCCGGATCCCGAATTCTACGTCGAATGCATCGAAAAGAGCTTCGAGGAACTCAAGGCAGCCGCAGCCAAGGCCGCCGATCCGAAGACGAAGAAGAAACCCGCTGCAAAGGCGAAAGCGCCTGCAAAGCGCAAGCCTGCGGCGAAAGCGGCAGCAAAGACAACCAAACCCGCCCCGAAGAAGCGGGTCGCAAGCAAGCCCGCAGCGGCGAAGACCGCCACCAAAACGGGCACCAAAACAAAAACGGCGCGTTCGAAAGCCGCCGGGAGCAGGAAAGGAACCTCCAAGAAATGA
- a CDS encoding nucleoside triphosphate pyrophosphatase, translating to MTAPSLILASASPRRRELLARLGVTPSAIAPADIDETPHKAELPRDYAKRMAREKAEAAASDDFHVLAGDTVVAVGRRILPKAEDEATARACLKLMSGRRHRVLSAIALRYPDGTIRERLSETSVKFKRLTEEEIAAYLASGEWEGKAGGYAIQGSAEGLISWIEGSHSGVVGLPLYETRTLLKSAGFSIG from the coding sequence TTGACCGCACCTTCTCTCATCCTCGCTTCGGCCAGCCCGCGCAGGCGGGAGCTTCTGGCGCGCCTTGGTGTGACACCTTCCGCCATCGCGCCCGCCGATATCGACGAGACGCCGCACAAGGCCGAACTGCCGCGCGATTATGCCAAGCGCATGGCGCGCGAGAAGGCCGAAGCCGCCGCGAGCGACGATTTCCATGTCCTGGCCGGCGACACGGTGGTTGCCGTCGGCCGGCGCATTTTGCCGAAGGCAGAGGACGAGGCGACGGCTCGCGCTTGCCTGAAACTCATGTCCGGCCGCCGCCACCGCGTGCTTTCGGCAATTGCGCTGCGCTATCCCGACGGGACGATCCGCGAGCGGCTGAGCGAAACCTCGGTCAAGTTCAAGCGCCTCACCGAAGAAGAGATCGCCGCCTATCTCGCCAGCGGCGAATGGGAAGGCAAGGCAGGCGGCTACGCCATCCAAGGCAGCGCTGAAGGCCTCATCAGCTGGATCGAGGGCAGCCATTCGGGCGTGGTCGGACTGCCGCTTTACGAAACGCGCACTCTCCTCAAATCGGCGGGCTTTTCCATTGGCTGA
- the uvrC gene encoding excinuclease ABC subunit UvrC yields the protein MARTPAGSPHDPRGAERFNEERAAYTVASAQPDLEAGVTAIRETVKVLKPRPGVYRMLDARGDVLYVGKARSLKARVANYTQVANLSNRLQRMVSQTRRMEIVVTNSEAEALLLEAQLIKRFRPPFNVLLRDDKSFPFILLRADHAFPRIHKHRGARKAKGNYYGPFASAGSVNKTLNALQKLFLLRSCTDSFFNNRDRPCLLYQIKRCSAPCVGRIDEEGYDELVQQAKDFLSGKSSAVQANIERQMAKAAEELDFETAAILRDRLRAATFIQGSQAINAAGVGDADVFALAKKGGQIGLQAFFIRGGQNWGHRAFFPKNTGDVGEDEVLADVLLQFYEEVPPPRTILVDRELPEQELIEAALCESAGHKVAISIPQRGDRRKLMDQAKRNAVEALERRLAESGTKAKVMREMAEFLELPEVPQRIEVYDNSHIQGAKAVGAMVVAGPEGFIKGQYRKFNIKNAQTNDDFGMMREVMRRRFERAMKEDPDRETTGDKAVWPDLVLIDGGKGQMSSVRDTLEELGIEDVPLIAIAKGPHHGREGREVFHFPDGREKTLPTNSPVLFYLQNLRDEVHRFVIGAHRQKRSRAISASPLDEIPGIGPTRKRALLLHFGTASRVRAAALDDLKRAPGISEAVAQKIYDFYHASG from the coding sequence ATGGCTCGCACACCGGCAGGATCACCGCACGACCCGCGCGGCGCGGAACGCTTCAACGAGGAGCGTGCCGCCTATACGGTCGCGAGCGCGCAGCCCGATCTCGAGGCGGGCGTCACCGCGATCCGCGAGACGGTGAAGGTGCTGAAGCCGCGCCCGGGCGTCTATCGCATGCTCGATGCGCGCGGCGACGTGCTCTACGTCGGCAAGGCGCGAAGCCTGAAGGCGCGGGTGGCGAACTACACGCAGGTCGCAAATCTCTCCAACCGGCTCCAGCGCATGGTTAGCCAGACGCGCCGGATGGAAATCGTCGTCACCAATTCGGAGGCCGAGGCGCTGCTGCTCGAAGCGCAGCTGATCAAGCGTTTCCGCCCGCCGTTCAACGTGCTGCTGCGCGATGACAAGAGCTTTCCCTTCATCCTGCTGCGCGCCGACCATGCCTTCCCGCGCATCCACAAACATCGCGGAGCGCGCAAGGCGAAGGGCAATTACTACGGACCTTTCGCGAGCGCGGGGTCGGTCAACAAGACGCTCAATGCGCTGCAAAAGCTCTTCCTGCTGCGGAGTTGCACCGACAGCTTCTTCAACAATCGCGACCGGCCTTGCCTGCTCTACCAGATCAAGCGCTGCTCGGCCCCTTGCGTCGGCCGGATCGACGAGGAAGGCTACGACGAACTGGTCCAGCAGGCGAAGGACTTTCTGTCGGGCAAGTCTTCCGCCGTTCAGGCCAATATCGAGAGGCAGATGGCCAAGGCGGCCGAGGAGCTGGACTTCGAGACCGCCGCGATCCTGCGCGACCGGTTGCGCGCTGCGACCTTCATCCAGGGCAGCCAGGCGATCAATGCCGCAGGTGTAGGCGATGCGGATGTTTTCGCGCTGGCAAAGAAGGGCGGACAGATCGGTCTGCAAGCCTTCTTCATCAGGGGCGGCCAGAACTGGGGGCACCGCGCCTTCTTCCCAAAGAACACCGGAGATGTCGGAGAGGACGAAGTGCTCGCCGACGTGCTGCTGCAATTCTACGAGGAAGTCCCGCCGCCGCGCACGATCCTGGTCGATCGCGAATTGCCCGAACAGGAGCTGATCGAAGCGGCGCTGTGCGAAAGCGCAGGCCACAAGGTCGCGATCTCGATCCCGCAGCGGGGCGATCGCCGCAAGCTGATGGACCAGGCGAAGCGCAATGCGGTGGAGGCGCTCGAACGTCGTCTCGCCGAAAGCGGGACGAAGGCCAAGGTCATGCGCGAGATGGCCGAATTCCTCGAATTGCCCGAGGTGCCGCAGCGTATCGAGGTCTACGACAACAGTCACATCCAGGGCGCCAAGGCAGTCGGCGCGATGGTCGTTGCCGGGCCGGAAGGCTTCATCAAGGGCCAGTATCGCAAGTTCAATATCAAGAACGCGCAGACCAACGACGACTTCGGCATGATGCGCGAAGTCATGCGTCGCCGGTTCGAGCGCGCGATGAAGGAAGACCCGGACCGCGAGACCACCGGCGACAAGGCGGTGTGGCCCGATCTCGTCCTGATCGACGGCGGCAAGGGCCAGATGTCGAGCGTTCGCGATACGCTGGAAGAGCTGGGCATCGAGGACGTCCCGCTGATCGCCATCGCCAAGGGCCCGCACCACGGGCGCGAGGGGAGAGAGGTGTTCCACTTCCCCGACGGACGCGAGAAGACGCTGCCGACCAATTCGCCCGTGCTGTTCTACCTCCAGAACCTGCGCGACGAGGTGCACCGCTTCGTCATCGGAGCGCACAGGCAGAAGCGCAGCCGCGCGATCAGCGCCTCGCCGCTCGACGAGATTCCCGGCATCGGCCCGACCCGTAAACGCGCGCTGCTGCTCCACTTCGGTACCGCGAGCCGCGTGCGTGCAGCTGCGCTAGACGATCTCAAGCGCGCGCCCGGCATCAGCGAAGCGGTGGCGCAAAAGATCTACGACTTCTATCATGCAAGCGGGTAG
- a CDS encoding division plane positioning ATPase MipZ encodes MTQENLRDAARTEIASYDNGESPKRVVDDIVRRSRPDAHIILFANEKGGVGKSTLAFNTAVRLANRGHRVLAVDLDRRQRSLSRSIENRHGTAVCLGLDLPTPRVCAPSLPSTAMLLQEIMRVGNQCDIIVIDAPGHDNPVVRRAMAIADTIVTPVNASFFDLDMLAHFDPVSQDIRSPAMFARTVLDLREELARREMRKPDWIVAKNRIRGSETSQLARTDAQLSRIAERFELRVVDGLRERVGYRGLLQYGLVEADLKSIPQMQGVRLRHTGEMDHFIDDLHISRSSLHVALAPMRRYAAKVCAQTREDFARSLRNHLAPPAEAAYA; translated from the coding sequence ATGACGCAGGAAAATCTGCGCGACGCGGCAAGGACCGAAATCGCAAGTTACGACAATGGCGAGAGCCCGAAGCGCGTAGTCGACGACATCGTCCGTCGATCGCGGCCGGATGCTCACATCATTCTCTTCGCCAACGAGAAGGGCGGCGTCGGCAAATCGACCCTCGCCTTCAACACCGCCGTTCGCCTCGCCAACCGTGGCCACCGCGTCCTCGCAGTCGACCTCGACCGCCGCCAGCGCAGCCTGTCCCGCTCGATCGAGAACCGTCACGGTACCGCCGTCTGCCTCGGGCTCGACCTGCCGACCCCGCGCGTCTGCGCGCCTTCGCTGCCGAGCACGGCGATGCTGCTGCAGGAGATCATGCGCGTCGGAAACCAGTGCGACATCATCGTCATCGACGCTCCGGGCCACGACAATCCTGTCGTCCGCCGCGCCATGGCGATTGCCGACACGATCGTGACGCCGGTCAACGCGTCCTTCTTCGACCTCGACATGCTGGCTCATTTCGATCCGGTTTCGCAGGATATCCGTTCGCCGGCGATGTTCGCGCGAACCGTTCTCGACCTGCGCGAGGAACTCGCGCGGCGCGAGATGCGCAAGCCCGATTGGATCGTCGCCAAGAACCGTATCCGGGGATCGGAAACCTCGCAGCTGGCCCGCACCGATGCGCAACTTTCGCGCATTGCCGAGCGCTTCGAACTGCGTGTCGTCGACGGGCTGCGCGAGCGCGTCGGCTATCGCGGGCTGCTGCAATACGGTCTGGTGGAAGCCGACCTCAAGTCGATCCCCCAGATGCAAGGCGTGAGGCTGCGCCACACCGGCGAGATGGATCACTTCATCGACGACCTGCACATCAGCCGTTCGAGCCTGCATGTCGCACTCGCGCCGATGCGCCGATATGCAGCAAAGGTTTGCGCCCAGACCCGCGAGGATTTCGCCCGCTCGCTGCGCAATCACCTCGCCCCGCCTGCCGAGGCAGCCTACGCCTGA
- a CDS encoding NAD(P)/FAD-dependent oxidoreductase, translating into MSENFDAIILGAGAAGLMCAARAGQRGLRVLVLERAEKPGKKILISGGGRCNFTNIGAGPANYLSANPHFAKSALARYTARDFLDLVESYGIAWHEKTLGQLFCDGSAKQIVDMLLDECAKGDVTVKCGEEIASVEHAGDFAVTTQNGTYSAPKLVIATGGPSIPKMGATGFAYELARQFGLKVVEPRPALVPLTLGGDEVLFREISGVSAPVVAEANKARFPEAALFTHRGLSGPAILQVSSYWRPGDPVTIDFLPGRETDWLLETKRSNPKSTIRSLLREALPDRLADILDEKIALPGDLGNLPDKALRGAEEQLRRWQFRPSGSEGFAKAEVTVGGISTSELSSKTMESMRVPGLFAIGEAVDVTGWLGGYNFQWAWASGMAAGEAL; encoded by the coding sequence GTGAGTGAAAATTTCGATGCGATAATTCTCGGCGCAGGCGCAGCCGGCCTGATGTGCGCCGCGCGTGCAGGCCAGAGGGGCCTGCGCGTGCTGGTTCTCGAGCGGGCGGAGAAACCGGGCAAGAAGATCCTCATCTCCGGCGGCGGGCGCTGCAATTTCACCAATATCGGCGCCGGTCCGGCGAACTATCTCTCCGCAAATCCGCATTTCGCGAAGAGCGCCCTCGCCCGCTACACCGCGCGCGACTTCCTCGATCTGGTCGAGAGCTACGGGATCGCCTGGCACGAAAAGACGCTCGGCCAGCTGTTCTGCGATGGCTCGGCCAAGCAGATCGTCGACATGCTCCTCGACGAATGCGCCAAGGGCGATGTGACGGTGAAATGCGGCGAGGAGATCGCCTCGGTCGAACATGCAGGCGATTTCGCCGTCACGACACAGAACGGCACATACAGTGCGCCAAAACTGGTCATCGCGACCGGTGGTCCGTCGATCCCCAAAATGGGCGCAACCGGCTTCGCCTACGAACTCGCTCGCCAGTTCGGGCTCAAAGTCGTTGAGCCGCGACCGGCCCTCGTTCCGTTGACGCTCGGCGGCGATGAGGTCCTGTTCCGCGAGATTTCGGGCGTTTCCGCGCCAGTCGTCGCCGAGGCGAACAAGGCACGCTTTCCCGAAGCTGCGCTGTTTACCCATCGCGGCCTGTCCGGCCCGGCGATCTTGCAGGTCAGTTCCTACTGGCGCCCCGGTGACCCGGTGACGATCGATTTCCTGCCCGGTCGCGAGACCGACTGGCTCCTCGAGACAAAGCGTTCGAACCCGAAGTCGACGATCCGATCGCTCCTTCGCGAAGCCCTGCCCGACCGCTTGGCGGACATACTTGACGAGAAGATCGCCCTGCCCGGCGACCTCGGCAACCTTCCCGACAAGGCCCTGCGCGGCGCGGAGGAGCAACTTCGGCGCTGGCAGTTCCGGCCGAGCGGCAGCGAGGGGTTTGCCAAGGCGGAAGTGACCGTCGGCGGCATCTCCACCAGTGAGCTTTCGTCCAAGACGATGGAGAGCATGCGTGTCCCCGGCCTCTTCGCGATCGGCGAAGCGGTCGATGTGACCGGTTGGCTTGGCGGCTATAATTTCCAATGGGCCTGGGCGAGCGGAATGGCCGCAGGCGAAGCGCTCTGA
- a CDS encoding universal stress protein, whose amino-acid sequence MRSILVHMYDDEGLDGRLAVAGDLARAFEGHVTCLNAIPYEASAPGEPFGLAFAAMIPVMRENAAKLKERVTTDLANEDFAWDYIEQSGTAYPCLLHNATLADVVVMGTAEPKIGGGAPSATLGAFITHTRTPTLVVPEGCDKIEVGAPAFVAWNGYPEGSNALRAAMPLLQRASKVYLASVDEGQDEPGRDFPRLDGAHYLARHDIEAEVISLPKSDKKVADVLAEAAVARDAGLMVMGAYGRSRLSEMVFGGVTRQMLKSPPMPVLMAH is encoded by the coding sequence ATGCGTTCGATACTGGTCCATATGTATGACGATGAGGGTCTGGATGGCCGCCTGGCCGTCGCCGGAGACCTTGCCCGCGCGTTCGAGGGGCATGTGACCTGCCTCAACGCGATCCCCTACGAGGCATCGGCGCCCGGCGAACCGTTCGGCCTCGCCTTCGCCGCCATGATCCCTGTCATGCGCGAAAATGCGGCCAAGCTGAAAGAGCGTGTGACGACCGACCTCGCCAACGAGGATTTCGCGTGGGACTACATCGAGCAGTCGGGCACGGCATATCCCTGCCTGCTGCACAATGCGACGCTGGCCGATGTCGTCGTGATGGGTACGGCGGAGCCGAAGATCGGTGGTGGCGCTCCCTCGGCCACACTGGGAGCCTTCATCACGCACACGCGTACGCCGACGCTGGTCGTGCCCGAGGGCTGCGACAAGATAGAGGTCGGTGCGCCTGCCTTCGTCGCCTGGAACGGCTATCCCGAAGGCTCCAACGCCCTGCGGGCGGCCATGCCGCTGCTCCAGCGCGCGTCGAAAGTCTATCTAGCCTCGGTCGACGAGGGTCAGGACGAACCGGGCCGCGACTTCCCGCGGCTGGACGGGGCGCACTACCTCGCCCGCCATGACATCGAGGCGGAAGTCATCTCGCTGCCGAAGAGCGACAAGAAGGTCGCCGATGTCCTTGCAGAAGCTGCTGTCGCCCGCGATGCCGGCCTCATGGTCATGGGCGCCTATGGCCGCAGCAGGCTGTCGGAAATGGTCTTCGGCGGCGTGACGCGGCAGATGCTCAAGAGCCCGCCGATGCCGGTCCTGATGGCGCACTGA
- a CDS encoding glutathionylspermidine synthase family protein, with product MQRVSIEPRPNWQEIAKENGFLFHHVDGEIYWDESAYWQFSLREVEDEIEDPSTELYALCMALVDEACGSQELMEKLAIPEDMRDIVAASWHDTDMSLYGRFDFAYDGSGPAKMLEFNADTPTSIYETAFFQWGWLEDVVASGQLPESADQFNRLHEALIERFGQILTKGSLLHLSAVETHLEDRSTVLYLEDLAGQAGLETRFVGVDDIGIDDAGNFVDAEGYRIGALFKLYPWEDMMRESFGKKVAQSKTMFIEPAWKAILSNKAMLPLLWERHRGHRNLLPAYFADSPEALEMASGPHVFKPFFSREGADIALFDGQEHHRGPEEGYGAEGGIIQGYAPIARHGNNHAVIGSWIVGDDAVAMSIREDASPITRDLARFLPHAIVD from the coding sequence ATGCAGCGCGTCAGTATCGAGCCGAGGCCGAATTGGCAGGAAATCGCCAAGGAAAACGGTTTCCTGTTCCATCATGTCGATGGCGAGATTTACTGGGACGAAAGCGCCTATTGGCAGTTTTCGCTGCGGGAAGTCGAAGACGAGATCGAGGATCCCTCGACCGAGCTCTACGCGCTGTGCATGGCTCTTGTGGACGAGGCTTGCGGTTCGCAGGAGCTGATGGAGAAGCTCGCGATACCCGAGGACATGCGCGATATCGTTGCCGCTTCGTGGCACGACACCGACATGTCGCTCTACGGCCGGTTCGACTTCGCCTATGACGGCAGCGGCCCGGCCAAGATGCTCGAATTCAATGCCGACACGCCCACCAGCATCTACGAGACGGCGTTCTTCCAGTGGGGCTGGCTCGAGGATGTCGTCGCGTCCGGCCAGCTGCCCGAGAGCGCGGACCAGTTCAACCGGCTGCACGAAGCGCTGATCGAGCGGTTCGGGCAGATCCTGACCAAGGGCAGCCTGCTGCACCTGTCGGCAGTGGAGACCCATCTCGAAGACCGCTCGACAGTGCTCTATCTGGAGGATCTTGCCGGGCAGGCCGGGCTCGAAACGCGCTTCGTCGGTGTGGACGATATCGGGATCGACGATGCCGGCAATTTCGTCGACGCGGAAGGCTACCGGATCGGCGCGCTATTCAAGCTCTACCCGTGGGAAGACATGATGCGCGAGAGCTTCGGAAAGAAGGTCGCGCAGTCCAAGACCATGTTCATCGAACCGGCGTGGAAGGCGATCCTGTCGAACAAGGCGATGCTGCCGCTGCTATGGGAGCGCCACAGGGGTCATCGCAACCTCCTGCCCGCCTATTTCGCCGACAGTCCAGAGGCGCTCGAAATGGCGTCCGGGCCGCACGTCTTCAAACCCTTCTTCAGCCGCGAAGGCGCCGATATCGCGCTGTTCGACGGGCAGGAGCACCATCGCGGACCGGAAGAAGGCTATGGCGCGGAAGGCGGCATCATCCAGGGCTATGCGCCGATTGCGCGCCACGGCAACAATCACGCCGTCATCGGCAGCTGGATCGTCGGCGACGATGCGGTCGCCATGTCGATCCGCGAGGACGCGAGCCCGATTACCCGCGACCTCGCTCGCTTCCTGCCCCACGCAATCGTCGATTGA
- a CDS encoding triacylglycerol lipase translates to MTSATAAAATDARPPSRLLTLAEPGRAMAELASFYAARPLLSGLPKGDGHGVLVLPGFMASDYSTRPMRRLLSDLGYDVEGWKLGRNVRVDNARVEAMMGCVEELYDRHDRKVSIVGWSLGGVFARELAKQAPEKVRLVISLGSPISDDRNHTNARRLFEYLNGEEPEPMQGGNFRQLAEAPPVPTTSILTKTDGVVHWRGSVQHGEGEVENIEVLASHCGLGVNPAVMIAIADRLAQAEGKWKPFRPTGLATLAFPKTRLVN, encoded by the coding sequence ATGACCAGCGCTACGGCCGCGGCCGCAACCGACGCCCGCCCGCCCAGCCGCCTGCTGACGCTTGCCGAACCCGGCCGCGCAATGGCGGAACTGGCGAGCTTCTATGCGGCGCGCCCGCTGCTTTCGGGGCTGCCGAAGGGCGATGGCCATGGTGTTCTCGTGCTGCCCGGCTTCATGGCGTCGGATTATTCCACCCGCCCGATGCGCCGCCTGCTCTCCGACCTCGGCTACGATGTCGAAGGCTGGAAGCTCGGTCGCAACGTGCGGGTCGACAATGCCCGCGTCGAAGCGATGATGGGCTGCGTCGAGGAGCTCTACGACCGCCACGACCGCAAGGTGTCGATCGTCGGCTGGAGCCTCGGCGGCGTGTTCGCGCGCGAACTCGCCAAGCAAGCGCCGGAAAAGGTTCGTCTGGTCATCTCGCTCGGCAGCCCGATCAGCGACGATCGCAATCATACCAATGCGCGCCGCCTGTTCGAATATCTCAACGGCGAGGAACCCGAGCCGATGCAGGGCGGCAACTTCCGCCAGCTGGCCGAAGCTCCGCCGGTTCCGACAACCTCGATCCTCACCAAGACCGACGGCGTGGTGCACTGGCGCGGTTCGGTCCAGCATGGCGAAGGCGAGGTCGAGAACATCGAGGTTCTCGCCAGCCATTGCGGCCTCGGGGTGAACCCTGCCGTGATGATCGCGATTGCCGACCGGCTCGCTCAGGCCGAGGGCAAATGGAAGCCCTTCCGCCCGACCGGCCTCGCCACCCTCGCCTTCCCGAAGACGCGGCTGGTCAACTGA
- a CDS encoding VTT domain-containing protein, whose product MAAKGAVSRWLRIAALAFGLFVLPFLILLPATPYLIEFAREAGSRSPTLAFVTIIGLFCLDAAAFIPNGLVGALAAQALDWPAAAASVWIGLMTASSLSYALGYFAGRPLARKIVGADDLAAAQERAKGITSLVLFMTRPVPVIGETILVASGIASYPFRRFFVAVGSANVFVTATYVGLGKYFGSVDPERVLIIATVGIPLVAGAAYLLVRFARSRLARKASAEREN is encoded by the coding sequence TTGGCCGCCAAAGGCGCAGTTTCACGCTGGCTGAGAATAGCCGCGCTGGCATTCGGCCTGTTCGTATTGCCGTTCCTGATCCTGCTGCCTGCGACGCCCTATCTGATCGAGTTCGCACGCGAGGCCGGGTCGCGATCGCCCACGCTCGCGTTCGTCACCATCATCGGCCTGTTCTGCCTCGACGCGGCGGCGTTTATCCCGAACGGCCTTGTCGGCGCATTGGCTGCACAGGCGCTCGACTGGCCTGCCGCAGCCGCCTCGGTCTGGATCGGGCTGATGACCGCGAGCAGCCTGAGCTACGCGCTCGGCTACTTCGCCGGTCGCCCGCTCGCGCGAAAGATCGTCGGCGCGGACGACCTCGCCGCCGCACAGGAGCGCGCGAAGGGCATCACCAGCCTCGTCCTGTTCATGACCCGCCCCGTACCGGTCATTGGTGAGACGATCCTCGTTGCCTCGGGAATCGCGAGCTATCCGTTCCGGCGGTTCTTCGTCGCGGTCGGCAGTGCCAATGTGTTCGTCACCGCGACCTATGTCGGGCTCGGGAAATACTTCGGTTCGGTCGATCCGGAGAGGGTCTTGATTATCGCGACTGTCGGCATTCCGCTCGTTGCGGGCGCGGCATACTTGCTCGTCCGTTTCGCGCGCAGCCGTCTCGCGAGAAAGGCCTCGGCCGAGCGCGAAAATTGA
- the infA gene encoding translation initiation factor IF-1, whose amino-acid sequence MAKEELLEMRGKVVELLPNAMFRVELENGHEVLGHTAGKMRKNRIRVLVGDEVLCELTPYDLTKARITYRFMPGRGGPGPQ is encoded by the coding sequence ATGGCAAAAGAAGAACTCCTCGAGATGCGCGGTAAGGTGGTGGAATTGCTGCCGAACGCGATGTTCCGGGTTGAGCTTGAAAATGGCCATGAAGTGCTCGGCCACACGGCCGGCAAGATGCGTAAGAACCGCATTCGCGTTCTCGTCGGCGACGAGGTCCTTTGCGAACTGACGCCTTACGACCTCACCAAGGCGCGCATCACCTACCGCTTCATGCCCGGCCGTGGCGGCCCCGGCCCGCAATAA